The Neoarius graeffei isolate fNeoGra1 chromosome 7, fNeoGra1.pri, whole genome shotgun sequence genome includes a region encoding these proteins:
- the hkdc1 gene encoding hexokinase HKDC1 isoform X2 has product MRLSDEQLLDIESRFHVEMKKGLSKESNAAATVKMLPTHVRSTPDGSEKGEFLALDLGGSKFKVLQVKVSEDGKRKVQMESETFPVPGEVLNGRGTDLFDHVAESLKTFMQKNNINQKKKPLGFTFSFPCLQSKLDEGVLLSWSKNYKARGVRGINVVQLLRQAINRVGGIDVDVLALVNDTVGTMMTCGYDDQHCEVGVIIGTGTNACYMEEMRHIDLVEGDEGRMCINTEWGAFGDDGALDDFITSFDREIDAASINPGKQLFEKMVSGMYMGELVRLILLKMAKQSLLFKGRVSDALRIKGRFQTKHICMIEEYKDGLKNTKNILTELGLNPTEDDCVAVQHVCTIVSFRSANLCAAALAAILTRIRENKKLKMLRTTVGVDGTVYRTHPQFAKRLHKVVRRLVPECHVRFVLSESGSGKGAAMVTAVAQRLASQRKEIDNTLSEFTLSPAQLQQVKDKMRVELERGLKKDSHGSASVKMLPSYVYRTPDGTGLQHLPKKVGTGTS; this is encoded by the exons ATGCGTCTGTCTGATGAACAGCTCTTGGACATTGAGTCTCGATTCCATGTGGAGATGAAGAAAGGCCTGTCTAAAGAGAGCAACGCTGCAGCGACAGTCAAAATGCTACCCACACATGTCCGCTCCACTCCTGATGGCTCAG AGAAGGGTGAGTTCCTGGCACTAGATCTCGGAGGTTCCAAATTCAAAGTCCTGCAGGTGAAGGTATCAGAGGACGGGAAGAGAAAAGTGCAGATGGAGAGCGAGACATTTCCAGTTCCTGGGGAGGTTCTCAATGGGAGAGGAACAGAT CTTTTTGATCATGTGGCAGAGTCTTTAAAAACATTCATGCAGAAGAATAACATCAATCAGAAGAAAAAGCCACTGGGCTTCACCTTCTCCTTCCCCTGTCTCCAGTCTAAACTTGATGAG GGTGTCTTGCTCTCATGGTCAAAGAACTACAAGGCCAGAGGTGTTCGAGGTATCAATGTGGTACAGTTACTAAGGCAAGCCATCAACAGAGTTGGG GGGATTGATGTGGATGTTCTGGCTCTGGTCAATGACACAGTGGGGACCATGATGACTTGTGGATATGACGACCAGCATTGTGAGGTCGGAGTCATCATAG GTACAGGTACTAATGCATGCTACATGGAGGAGATGAGACACATTGACCTGGTGGAAGGAGATGAGGGCAGGATGTGCATCAATACAGAGTGGGGAGCGTTTGGAGATGATGGGGCACTTGATGATTTCATTACAAGTTTTGACCGGGAAATTGATGCAGCCTCCATCAACCCTGGAAAACAATT GTTTGAGAAGATGGTGAGTGGGATGTACATGGGAGAACTGGTGAGGCTCATCCTGTTGAAGATGGCTAAACAAAGCCTGCTGTTTAAAGGAAGAGTCTCTGATGCTCTTCGTATCAAAGGGAGATTTCAAACTAAACACATCTGCATGATAGAAGA GTACAAAGATGGGCTGAAGAACACTAAGAATATCCTTACAGAGCTGGGTCTCAATCCCACAGAGGACGACTGTGTTGCTGTCCAGCATGTTTGCACCATTGTGTCCTTCAGGTCAGCGAACCTGTGTGCTGCTGCACTAGCTGCCATCCTCACACGCATCCGAGAGAATAAGAAGCTAAAGATGCTAAGGACCACCGTTGGCGTGGATGGAACAGTCTACCGAACTCATCCCCA GTTTGCAAAGAGGCTTCATAAAGTGGTGCGCCGCCTGGTGCCTGAGTGCCATGTCCGTTTTGTGTTGTCGGAGAGTGGCAGTGGGAAAGGGGCAGCCATGGTGACAGCAGTTGCCCAACGCCTAGCATCACAGCGCAAAGAGATTGACAACACGCTATCAGAATTCACCCTCAGCCCTGCACAGCTCCAACAGGTTAAAGATAAGATGCGAGTGGAGTTGGAGCGTGGCCTCAAAAAGGACTCGCATGGATCCGCCTCAGTCAAAATGTTGCCTTCATATGTTTACAGGACTCCAGATGGCACAG gcctgcaacaccttccaaaaaaagttgggacggggacaagttag